In the Sebastes fasciatus isolate fSebFas1 chromosome 12, fSebFas1.pri, whole genome shotgun sequence genome, tgtgtttttgatTAAAGatagtttcttcttcttcatgtttGAACTGTGTAATCTGTAGTGTTCCTGTtctgttacagcagcagaagtgTTGTTTAGAAAGAGGGAAAAATTAACATTCAATTCAatcaacattattactaatacattaatcTTACATACAATCCTTACATAGCCTCCAGCTAAAACCGTGACCTCATCATGGCGTTGACACTAAAAGGGTCTATTTCATTCTGTAAAGTCTCTGAAACACAAACTGTTATCTTTTGTTTTTCGGTGTTTTCTAACGAATAATTCACACATTTGTTGGTTCATTATATCAAAAGTGAAGATGAGTTTATTCACAAAGAGAACATAAATATTAAACAGTTTCATCAGAACGGAGATGATTAAAACATTCAGACTGAATATAGAAGTCAGGTGTTATTATCAGAACAGTTTCATTAGTGAGatgaacataaaataaaaatgtaaaatagttTTAAAGGCTGAAGTGACTCCAGAGACCAAAGAACTACATTTGTTAgtaaaagttatttattttgactcaTATGCAATTATCTAtgtaaagttttgtttttaaattcaaGATTAAAAAAAGGCTGTTAATTCATAACATTCAGTCTGAATTGAACCTGTTAAAGTCTGGTTATGGAGGACCAAAGCTgacaaactaataaataaagaataaagtgtttaaataaaatgagaaataatTTGCATGAAATGATTTGACCCCAAACAAATTCAACATAACTTATCAAATAATTTCCtatattataaattaatttcttgatttaatatttgtattttaaactTTATTGTTTTTAGACCAACACGTTTGTGGCCTTCATCGAGGTCATCCTTGTTTTCCAAACTTACAGACGATCTTAACAGGTTATTTAAAAGGTCTTAACAGTTATTAAtcaagaaatgtattttttaagttCTTGGTGTGTTTTATATATCTATTTCTTAATTAACTATTTGTCTTTTgtggatttgtttatttttgtgtgatttaaaaatgtatttcccaGTTTCTTCAACCATTTTTAATTCTATTGatttatttcaaatgttttgGTGTATGTTTTACAATTATTTCACAATTTTATGTATtcaattttttaaatgtatcttcCAATCTCTatcagttatatatatatatatatatatatatatatatatatatatatataagggctgtcaatcgattaaaatattaaatcgcaACTAATCGCATGGTTGTTTGTAGTTAATCGCATTAATCACAAAgtaatcacacatgtttttatctgttcaaaatataccttaaatggagatttatcaaatatttaatactcttatcaacatgcgagtggaaaaatatgctgctttatgcaaatatgtattattgtaaatcaattatcaacacaaaacaatgacaaatattgtccagaaaccctcacaggtactgtatttagcataaaaactatggtcaaatcataacatggaaactcaagcccaacaggcaacaacagctgtcactagtgggtacccatagaacccatttttattcacatatctggaggtcagaggtcaagggacccctttgaaaatggccatgacttCTTCCCCGCCAAAAGTTTGTGTAagttttggagtgttatttaacctcctagtatgacatggttggtaccaatggattcatcaggttttctagtttcatatgataccagtatcttcactctagcttcaaaactgagcccactagaACCTAAACATCACAAGTTgtcttaatgcgttaaagaaattagtggcattaaaaggattggcgtgttattatcgcgttaactttgacagccctaatatatatattcacattttttttatgttattgacTTATTTCTTAGTGTATTAAATGATTTCActcattgattaattaattaatttattatattgttttattttctaattagtCATATTTGGTCTTCCATACAATCAGACTCAAACCGGTTCAATAACAAATTGAAGGTAGTAACTCATATCATCAGTAAAACTCTTCTTTTATGGTTTCTGTGTGTCTTCCTGTCTGCCTGTCGTCCTGCAGCGCCACTCAGTGGTCGGCACAGAGAGACCAGACAGGTGTGGTGGTTCCAGGCTCAGGTTTGTCTGTGATGGATGCAGGTGGTCTCAGGTGTGTTGCAGGTTTCACTGCAGCAGGCAGCCACAGCTGGCACCCTTCTCTTTGTGCGTGGAGTTGAACAGCTGGATGGCCTGTTTGTTGATCAGAGTCCAGAAGTTATCAAAGGAGATGCTCTGACCGCCCTCAACCCCCATCTGGTCCAGGATCTGACCCAGACCCTCTTCACTCTCCACATGCtgcaaacaggaaacaggaagtgagtcAGCACACCGACATGTGGAAACAGTTAACAGTAATAAACTCACTCCGAGAAACACTGacagacaaaataataataataataatatttatattatattatattatattatattatattagtcACAccaaaaacatgatgttttatGTAAACTTCAAAAGTAAAACTGTAAGGCTGAAAGCTCatagcagttcatgaaatagttaataattaattaatagttattaattttcacttcagtcttttcaaaataaaactacttagttagctttaggaaaagatcgcggtttgggttaaaataactccagcaGTGCTGTAACTATACTGATTTAATGTACAGCGCTGCATTTATAACCTGTCAGATCTAGTGATTGATTGGATGTTGagctgtgatgtcatcgtcgGTACCTTGGCGAATCCAGGCAGCTGTTTGGTGATCATGGTCTGGAACTGGGTGGTGTTCATGGTTGGTCCGTCGTCTGCAGCTTTATGAAACTCTGTGACCAACGAGTTGATGGCCAGCTCCAAATCTGAGTACTGAGACAAGAACATGACTCATTATGATCACTAATCAATGATCAATAATCAGTAAAAAGGAGAACACTGTTGTTTTACTAAAATCCTGAGAAGATCATCAGTTTTTAGATTGATAATTAGAGAATCAACTGCAGAGGTGAAGaagttttactttagtaaaggtactaactactactaccacagtgtagaaatactcgcttatgtatttaaaaatcttatctaagtaaaagtataaaagtattagcatcacaatatacttaaagtacaaaaagtaaaagtactcattatgtagaatactatatattatattatagtattctaatgattgatgcattaatgtgtcactttaatgttacagctggtaaaggtggagctacttttaatgactttatatactgctggtagtttaatctacaataatacatcattatttattagttgattaaattatcattatcatacctgccaaattaaaaaataaataaataaatgttattaaatgcagcaaatatattaaaaataaacgtATCTATTAATGAATTGATACATTGcaacaaattgatatttcttttttaatttgcttatttatttatttatctttgtattaattcccttatttatttactcttctgtttaatttttcacttttatatattaatgtatttatttattatttatctttttttgcatttattttttatttattctatattcatttttaaatgtatgtatttatttatttatacatgcggcttgattttccctttgcatttcacatcttatttatttctgtatttctttcttaataaatttatttttacatttgcaaatgagggggctgtcactcaacattggtcatggggtcagaggtcatagATGGACTACATGCTAGCcagctagccagctagctagtcTTCATTTCCAGCTCCGTACAGCGGAGATTGATTTTGGCCAGTTTTGTCCTCTATACCTCtcttcatcacatcacaacagATTTGACATGTTGATTCACTCCAACAATCTTTTATATTAATGAATTGAAATGTATAAAATTGCAGAAATGCTGCATTAAATATGTTTAGTAAAGTGTCCCAGTTCAGTTCACACCTTCAGCAAACAAACTGCTCACAACTGGATTCCCAAGAACACcaaagattttattttgaaatgtgatCAGCGACAACATGActttattagtagtattactaaagttacataaaatggaaatactcaagttaagtacaagtagtacagcacttgagtaaatgtactcattaCTTTCTACCACTGTATAACACCAAGCTGTTAATATTAAAATAGAATATTCTTATTATATTAAGGTGGGACTCGTATTAACATTGCGAGTGACTCATTATGTCAACACAGGATCTTTGCGGTTACTCAGtctgtcagccaatcagaaacagGAGCGACCgtttgattttcttttatttgaaaCGTTCACATTGAGCTGAGTATAAAGTGGTTATGAGGTGAGTGTTACAGTTAATcatttatattttcactttcagAAAGTACAAACGGTTTAGTGGAGTGATTTTACTGCGTTTTTACTGGACAAAAGAAAAATCCCAAACAATTATGACTTACAATTTATAACAAACtgtttataattattttaaaatgtaaacaagagTTTTAGCAAATCAgattaaacatttttcattgtAATCTATTGATAATAAGCTCAAACTAACTTTAGTGTTACATTGATCAAAGatactctttatttatttatatttgtatttatattgtatcTGCTTCTTTGTGTTGCGGTTAAAACATGCTAAAATGCAGCTACATTTAGCAACACCTGACACTTCAAAGTCACACAGGTGTTTGAgcagtttggtttgtgtttgaTGATATAAATGTTGTAGAAGAAGACTTAAATATTCAAAGGATTTAAACCAGAGCTGATGTTAATAtgttaacaatatatatataacaatacgTTGCACTGATACTGAGCTGAGTGTTTGATTAACAGTTAACTAACAATTAACTACATTTCAGTCTTTCTCGCCATCAATATTGCATGTTGATATCGTCACAgttagtgtttaatgacgtcTCATTATCGACTCGTCTTATGATGGAAAAAAGGTCGTTGACCACCATATTAAGTCATAGTTTTCCTTAACCAAATTATCACCGtctacaaccagacttctttctaaaaacagataaaatagCCTAACTGACGTTTATAAAAAGGTTTCATTTACCAAAAACTGTTCTTTACTggacaaaaatatgtttttaagcCTTAAAAAACTCTTacgttttaatgtttttttcaggcgAGAAAGTAACCATTTAGAGTTCCAACATGTGCtcagttta is a window encoding:
- the s100v1 gene encoding S100 calcium binding protein V1 — protein: MATKYSDLELAINSLVTEFHKAADDGPTMNTTQFQTMITKQLPGFAKHVESEEGLGQILDQMGVEGGQSISFDNFWTLINKQAIQLFNSTHKEKGASCGCLLQ